From the Exiguobacterium aurantiacum genome, one window contains:
- a CDS encoding sensor histidine kinase: MSRLMKKLLWTAILPLIVMALLTFGLTSLLIGRFAETESYDQLAREADIVYEALVDGRGIPGQLDVLVFQDGEAVNLERGGRMRRQMTPILDPDALSERDEVSVNGGRLLTFLREEGDVQIVTYAPVPLSNPQFRQIYVILGSGFLLALLVAVGVTYWMGRRLTSPLIELKRATAAIMSGRHDITLPPVTDDEIGDLTEAVRQMNTSLEEKERMQNTFISGITHDVRTPLAIVRNEAEMLELGVVKQEDVAATGRSLTEEVDRIDRLVSQMLEYSKLSAGNVTLSLESVRLDALIKETVSRMEEWFRHKEVTVTLELVEDAVVQADRLAMERVLSNFLQNAYHASPLGGVITIRLSERRLEIEDEGPGIAETMRANIWDMYVKGDRSNGHGLGLAINKLLLEAQGLVYGVESREGEGALFWIEWD; the protein is encoded by the coding sequence ATGAGCCGTTTGATGAAAAAATTGCTCTGGACGGCAATCCTTCCACTCATCGTCATGGCGTTACTCACGTTCGGCCTGACGTCGCTATTGATTGGTCGTTTCGCTGAGACGGAGAGTTACGACCAATTAGCGCGTGAAGCGGATATCGTCTACGAGGCTCTCGTGGACGGGCGCGGCATTCCCGGACAGCTCGACGTCCTCGTGTTTCAGGACGGGGAGGCGGTCAATCTTGAACGGGGAGGCAGGATGCGTCGACAGATGACACCGATACTTGATCCGGACGCATTGTCTGAACGGGACGAGGTCAGCGTGAACGGGGGGCGGCTATTGACGTTCCTTCGGGAAGAAGGGGATGTTCAAATCGTGACGTATGCACCTGTCCCGCTGTCGAACCCTCAGTTTCGCCAAATTTACGTCATTCTCGGCAGCGGGTTCTTGCTCGCGCTTCTCGTCGCCGTCGGTGTCACGTATTGGATGGGGCGGCGTTTGACGTCCCCACTCATCGAGCTGAAACGGGCGACCGCAGCCATCATGTCGGGCCGGCATGACATCACACTACCGCCTGTCACCGACGACGAGATTGGCGATTTGACGGAAGCGGTCCGTCAGATGAACACATCACTCGAAGAGAAAGAACGGATGCAAAATACATTCATCTCAGGGATTACGCACGATGTCCGCACCCCGCTTGCCATTGTCCGGAACGAGGCCGAAATGCTTGAACTCGGTGTCGTCAAACAAGAAGATGTGGCGGCGACGGGTCGAAGTTTAACCGAGGAAGTCGATCGGATCGATCGGCTCGTCAGTCAGATGCTCGAATACTCCAAACTATCCGCGGGCAACGTGACACTTTCGCTCGAGTCCGTTCGTTTGGATGCATTGATCAAAGAGACTGTCTCGCGGATGGAGGAATGGTTCCGTCATAAGGAAGTGACGGTCACACTTGAACTCGTCGAGGACGCGGTCGTCCAGGCGGACCGATTGGCGATGGAGCGTGTGCTGTCGAACTTTCTTCAGAACGCGTATCACGCCAGTCCACTAGGAGGTGTGATCACGATCAGGCTCTCCGAGCGACGGCTTGAAATCGAAGACGAAGGGCCGGGCATTGCCGAGACGATGCGCGCCAACATCTGGGATATGTATGTGAAAG